TTTCCTCGAACAAATCAAAGAGGAAGCTAATTTTTCTGATTGGAGCAAACAGCAAGATCCCGAAGCCGTTTCTTGGCGTTACGATCGCGTTAGCTGTCGATATTTGGTCAACCTTAGCTTTAGCGAAGTTTAAAAAGGGATCTCATCATCTTCGGAAAAAATAGTTGGCGAAGTTGAAGAAAAATCATCAACTTCATCTCGCTCTGGAGAGTCAGTAACTAGATTATCGCCGTTTGTTAATTTAGTTTCTCCTGCCAAAAAGTTACCGTCTAAAGTAATCACTTTTCCCTGGAAAAATTCAGTCAGTTTAGAAACCGCTTTTTTGACTGCCCCATCATCATAATTAGCAAGATTTTTGGGCGATTGATTTTCTGGGAATTCAGGGACATTTACTTCAGTTGTTTCCGTTACCTGCAAAGCTGTAGATGAAGTTTCTGCCTTAACTTTCACTTCCTCATTTGGCACAACAGTATTGATTTTGCGCTCCATTGTCGGCGATTGAATCTCAGGAGATTGAACTGAATTTTGTGGTTTCGGGAGCGAGGAATTTTCCCCAACTGATTTTTGCTCAGTTTTGGTTGAGCTAGGAGGACTTTTGACTTTGATACTTACTCTGATATTTTTACCGCAAACTTGTTTAAAAGCAGCTTCAATATTTGAGGATTTTTGTTGGGCAAGTTGAATTATATTCGGGGAATGAACACCTATAAAAGCAAAAGTGTCTTGAAATTCAATCAGATGAGATTGCTGGCGGAAAAAAGCTTGAGTAGTAGGAGGTTTAAGGTTAGTTAATACCTCTTCCCAGATTTGCTCCAAAGAAGATGGGAGAGTAGAATTTACTGGTATAGGTTCGCGATCTACTGGCGATCGCCGTTGTGGTTGAGGTGTTTTCGATTCATGGCGATCGCTCTCATCGTTTCCAACCGTTTTTTGAGATACATCTTGCTTTTTCCTTGGTTCAGGATGACTTTCTGGCTGAGAATTCTGATAGTTTGGTTTCGCTTCGCGGTAATTGAGGAACTGGCGATTTTGCGGCACGGGCGAATCGGACAATTGTTCGGCTTCTAAACTAACTGTTTGTGGTGCTAACAACGCCAACAACGTTACTTCTAACCACAAACGCGGCTGAGTAGTATTTTTAATTTGCACTTCGCTCTCTTTAAGCTGTTTTTGTCCCCAGAAAATATCTTCAATTCGCCATCTTTTGGCTTCAGCCACTAACTCATTCCAAGTCGGTTCTGTTAAAGCAACTAAATTCTTTTCTGTAGGAGCAGTTTTAGCAATCAATAAATCACGATAAAAACCAGCCAAATTTTGGAGAACGACCAAAGGTTCTCGACCGCGATCCAAAATATAGCGACACTGTTTGATAACTTCCTCACCTTTTTTGGTAGCGATCGCTTGTAACAACTTAATTAAATCTCGTTCCGGAACAGCACCAACTAAATCCCAAACTTTCTCAACCGTAATTGTCCCCGACATCAAACTTAATTGATCCAAAAGACTTTCTGCATCTCTCAGTCCGCCATTAGCAATTTGAGCAACTAAAGTAACCGCATCTGGGTTAATTTCTATATTTTCTTTTGCCGCAATTGTTTGCAAATGCTTGACCATTTCCCCTAGAGGAATACGACGAAAATCAAATCTTTGACAGCGAGAAATAATTGTTGACAGTACCCGTTGGGGATCGGTAGTAGCCAGCACAAAAACGACATTTCTCGGCGGTTCTTCTAAAGTTTTCAGCAAAGAATTAAACGCTGAAACTGAGAGCATATGGCAGTTATGCACGAGCAAACCATTAGCAATAAAATTGTGATTGTCAGCAATTTCTAGGTCGTAAACTTGTGCCGATTCCCCAACACTAATTGATTTTATTTCCTCAAAACTGGTTTGCCATTTGCTATTTAGGGGAATTCTTTGTTGATTAATTTCTTTAAAAGTAGGAAGTTCTCCCAAACTCGGTTGTAAGCCTGTAAATCTATAGGCTGCTAATTTACCAAACTTAAAAGCTTGAGAAGTATAATAACTACTAATCGATCCTGCCATCGGCGAAACAATTTTCATTCCTGTAGCTAATTCTTCCGCAGCTACCCAGCCAGATTCCGTTCTGAATAAGTGATTGTTAGTGCATTGAATTTCGCGATTAGAAGTTTTAATAATTATAGTTTCTTTAATGCCTTGGTCTAACCAGCGTACCACTGATTTAAATTCCCAAACTTGGCGATTTTCGTTATAGCTAAGAACCTTTTTTCCTGCCAAACTAGGGTCATGAATAGGTCTTAAACCTTCACTGGTTAAAACTAAAGAATCGCCAGTTAAACATTCATCAATCACATAAACTTTATAGCGACATTGAACGGGAGCAAATTGAGCGCGTTCAATAATTTCGCGAATATTATCAACCCCAGTATTAGAAGCAGCATCAATTTCGATCGTATCTAGGGCTGAACCCGAAGCGATCGCCCGACATACCTCGCACTTTCCACAAGGAGAAGGTGTTGGTTTCCCCTCAGCCAAACAATTGAGCGATTTAGCCAAAATTCGCGCAC
This genomic interval from Oscillatoria salina IIICB1 contains the following:
- the dnaX gene encoding DNA polymerase III subunit gamma/tau, which gives rise to MSYDPLHHKYRPQTFSQLVGQSAIATTLSNAIATEKIATAYLFSGPRGTGKTSSARILAKSLNCLAEGKPTPSPCGKCEVCRAIASGSALDTIEIDAASNTGVDNIREIIERAQFAPVQCRYKVYVIDECLTGDSLVLTSEGLRPIHDPSLAGKKVLSYNENRQVWEFKSVVRWLDQGIKETIIIKTSNREIQCTNNHLFRTESGWVAAEELATGMKIVSPMAGSISSYYTSQAFKFGKLAAYRFTGLQPSLGELPTFKEINQQRIPLNSKWQTSFEEIKSISVGESAQVYDLEIADNHNFIANGLLVHNCHMLSVSAFNSLLKTLEEPPRNVVFVLATTDPQRVLSTIISRCQRFDFRRIPLGEMVKHLQTIAAKENIEINPDAVTLVAQIANGGLRDAESLLDQLSLMSGTITVEKVWDLVGAVPERDLIKLLQAIATKKGEEVIKQCRYILDRGREPLVVLQNLAGFYRDLLIAKTAPTEKNLVALTEPTWNELVAEAKRWRIEDIFWGQKQLKESEVQIKNTTQPRLWLEVTLLALLAPQTVSLEAEQLSDSPVPQNRQFLNYREAKPNYQNSQPESHPEPRKKQDVSQKTVGNDESDRHESKTPQPQRRSPVDREPIPVNSTLPSSLEQIWEEVLTNLKPPTTQAFFRQQSHLIEFQDTFAFIGVHSPNIIQLAQQKSSNIEAAFKQVCGKNIRVSIKVKSPPSSTKTEQKSVGENSSLPKPQNSVQSPEIQSPTMERKINTVVPNEEVKVKAETSSTALQVTETTEVNVPEFPENQSPKNLANYDDGAVKKAVSKLTEFFQGKVITLDGNFLAGETKLTNGDNLVTDSPERDEVDDFSSTSPTIFSEDDEIPF